One Chroococcidiopsis sp. TS-821 genomic window carries:
- the menA gene encoding 2-carboxy-1,4-naphthoquinone phytyltransferase: MTTKLIEYPNTKLWMAAIKPPMYSVAIMPIWVGSAVAFAETKYFHPAVFSTFIAAAIFILAWENLSNDVFDSETGIDKNKPHSLVNLTGNKSFIFWLGNLFLALGLLGILAIAWWQQDLTVVGIILLCCVLGYMYQGPPFRLGYQGLGEIICFVCFGPLAVAAAYYSQTQSWSLTSLAASVIVGIVTSLILFCSHFHQVKDDLAAGKRSPIVRMGTQRSAQLLPWVGGSIYVIVSLFVILGVFPVWTLLSLLSLPFAFKLFRHVWQYHNQPEKVSNCKFLAVEMHFWSGLLLGLGFMLAAG, from the coding sequence ATGACTACAAAACTGATAGAATATCCAAATACCAAGTTATGGATGGCAGCAATTAAACCACCAATGTATAGCGTGGCAATTATGCCAATATGGGTAGGAAGTGCGGTCGCATTTGCTGAAACTAAATATTTTCACCCAGCAGTATTTTCGACTTTTATCGCTGCGGCAATATTCATTCTTGCTTGGGAAAATTTGAGTAATGATGTGTTTGATTCAGAAACTGGAATCGATAAAAATAAACCTCATTCGCTCGTTAATTTAACAGGAAATAAATCATTTATATTTTGGCTAGGAAACTTATTTCTAGCGTTAGGATTACTCGGAATTTTAGCAATTGCTTGGTGGCAACAAGATTTAACTGTTGTTGGGATTATCTTACTGTGCTGCGTGTTGGGTTATATGTACCAAGGACCTCCTTTTCGCCTAGGGTATCAAGGTTTAGGTGAAATTATTTGCTTTGTTTGTTTTGGTCCATTGGCAGTCGCAGCAGCATATTATAGCCAAACGCAATCATGGTCACTTACGAGTTTAGCGGCAAGTGTTATTGTGGGAATTGTCACGAGTTTAATTTTATTTTGTTCGCATTTTCATCAGGTAAAAGACGATTTAGCCGCCGGAAAGCGATCGCCAATTGTGCGGATGGGAACGCAGCGCTCTGCACAACTTTTGCCTTGGGTTGGTGGTAGTATTTATGTCATAGTTAGTTTATTTGTCATTCTCGGCGTATTTCCCGTTTGGACGTTACTCAGCTTGCTCAGCTTACCGTTTGCATTCAAGCTATTTCGTCACGTTTGGCAATATCACAATCAACCCGAAAAAGTGAGCAATTGCAAATTCTTAGCCGTAGAAATGCATTTTTGGAGCGGTTTGCTACTTGGTTTAGGGTTTATGCTAGCAGCAGGTTAA